The window CCTTGGCCTCCTTCATCCGCTGCCGGATCATCTTATCCATGAACGACTTTGGCACGCCAGGCGTAAACATCAGGCCCTGGCAGCGATCCCAGGCCAGCTGCTGAATCTTTTCGACGCGGGCAATCATCTCCGACTCAAACTGTAGAATCTGCTCGTCCAGGTCTTCGCTGCTCTGGGCCTTGAGAATCACGCGGGCGAGGATCATGGCGTCTTCAAGTGCTTGATTAACACCTTCGCCCGCATGGGGAGTCATCAGATGCGCGGCATCGCCAATGAGCGTGACGCCAGACTTGTGCTGCCACTTTTGCCCAATGGGCAAACGCCACAGCGATCTGGTGCTCGTCTCCCCCTGAGTGGCATCGAGGGCCTTGTGAAACCAAGGGGCCCAGTGCTCCATCTCTTTGGCCAttgccttcttcacctctgCCAAGTCTTGAGAGTTGTAACCGCACTTCTCGGGGTTCCCCCAATCTGCGTCCTCCCgcacaaaagaaaagcccGCGTTGAGGCTACCATCACCCATCTGCTGAATAGTGAACCGCTGGCCGTCGGCACTGGCAAATAAACTTCCGCGGTTGACAATCTTGTAGATTTCAGGCGCAGACTTCTCCGCATCGGGGATGCTGAAGTGATGCATGGCGACTCTCGTGTACTCTGGCTTCAGCTCAGGGGCAATGGACAGGCGGACCTTGCTGAAGGCACCGTCGGCGCCAACAACAAGATCGAAGCTGGCAGTTGTTCCATTGGTGAAGATCAAGGTGTTGCCCTCTATCTTTTGCAGACGATGAGCCCATTTGACGGTACCTGCCGGGAGAGAGTCGAGCAGGATTTCTCTGAGCTTTACACGGTCGATTTCTGGGCGCTCGCCAAAGGCCGCGGTGGACTCGGCATCAAGACCACGGACAACGTAGTAGCGAAGGTCCTTGTCCGTAATGGCCATGTATTGCCCGTCGTAGCGAGCATGCGACAGGAACTCGTCCCATAGGCCGGCTTCTTTGACGGCTGCTAGGCCCGAGGTAGTGTGCAAGTCCAGAGTCCCGCCTTGGGACCGGACACTGGCGGAATCCTCGCCTTCGAATATGGTGGCTTGGATGCCtccgagatggagaagccggGCGAGGGCGCAGCCTGGGTTGATTGTTAGCCATTGGTTTGAGATATTTTGACATGGTATAGAGCTGTATGTTACTTACCAGCTGGGCCCGCTCCAATAATGGCAATCTGTAAGTTTTGCATATTTTTACTGTTCAAGTCTTTAAGAGATAGGGTGGTTGCTTGGTGCGGAGTAAGATGATGGAAATTGAGCTGTGTAAGTATTTAGTGAGCCGTAGCGTAGTTTTGAGCTTTTTAAAGATGCAGTGATGGAGGTAGGAAAGCTGTGGTCGTAGAACTGGATTGGATATTTTCTGATTAATGTTAAGTCAAAATGGTTCTTTCACGTCCTTTTTGTATTCCTCTGAGAGACTCCTGATCCTGTGTTTAGTTCGCCTACGCTCCGTTTTGACTTTGCTTCGAGTGGCCGTGTAAGCGTCAGCCACTTTGGCGCGGACTTTTACGAAACATCCGGCCACTCAGCTCTTAAGCGACACGTAGAAAAATGACTGCTGGTGCATACGCGGCGGTATCATCATCGTTCTATTTTCTATTGGCGAAATTAAATAGTAGCAAGAAGGATTGTTTCTTATTG is drawn from Trichoderma atroviride chromosome 7, complete sequence and contains these coding sequences:
- a CDS encoding uncharacterized protein (EggNog:ENOG41) translates to MQNLQIAIIGAGPAGCALARLLHLGGIQATIFEGEDSASVRSQGGTLDLHTTSGLAAVKEAGLWDEFLSHARYDGQYMAITDKDLRYYVVRGLDAESTAAFGERPEIDRVKLREILLDSLPAGTVKWAHRLQKIEGNTLIFTNGTTASFDLVVGADGAFSKVRLSIAPELKPEYTRVAMHHFSIPDAEKSAPEIYKIVNRGSLFASADGQRFTIQQMGDGSLNAGFSFVREDADWGNPEKCGYNSQDLAEVKKAMAKEMEHWAPWFHKALDATQGETSTRSLWRLPIGQKWQHKSGVTLIGDAAHLMTPHAGEGVNQALEDAMILARVILKAQSSEDLDEQILQFESEMIARVEKIQQLAWDRCQGLMFTPGVPKSFMDKMIRQRMKEAKGMGLDAEQMKAMDAAVAKAQAQADALNKV